A portion of the Nitrospira sp. genome contains these proteins:
- a CDS encoding carbamoyltransferase, which yields MNILGISAFYHDSAACLVRDGEIIAAAQEERFTRKKHDPGFPHKAIDYCLREGQIELKDVRHLVFYDKPLVKFERLLETYLAFAPRGVQSFVAAMPVWLKEKLLLKSLLQKEFLQHAPDLTTSSLPQILFSEHHESHAASAFFPSPYERAVVLCMDGVGEWATTSAWLGQGNTLTPLWEIPFPHSIGLLYSAFTYYTGFKVNSGEYKVMGLAPYGEPKYVKAIYEHLLDLKPDGTFRLNMDYFNYCTGLTMTGGKFDDVFGGPPRKPESKLTQREMDLARSVQEVTEEVMLRLSRTLHRETGVDYMCMAGGVALNCVGNGRILREGPFKGLWIQPAAGDAGGALGAALTAWHQYEQQPRKVTSGKDGIKGSYLGPCHTNEEIEAYLKKVDAPYVRLDENQLYARVAEELAAGKVVGWLQGRMEFGPRALGGRSILGDARNRDMQSVMNLKIKYRESFRPFAPSVLRERVSDYFVLDADSPYMLLVAPVVEERRLPVSSAQDGLWGIELLNIPRSDIPAVTHLDYSARIQTVHQDTNPRYYSLLKAFEAKTGHAVLVNTSFNVRGEPIVSTPEDAYRCFMRTEMDVLVLENCVLLKGDQKPLEGDSDWKKEFELD from the coding sequence ATGAATATTCTTGGTATTTCTGCCTTTTACCACGACAGTGCCGCATGTTTGGTGCGCGACGGGGAAATCATTGCCGCGGCTCAGGAAGAGCGCTTCACGAGGAAGAAGCATGATCCGGGGTTTCCTCATAAAGCCATCGACTACTGTCTTCGTGAAGGACAGATAGAGCTCAAAGATGTGCGGCACCTCGTCTTCTATGACAAGCCGCTGGTGAAGTTTGAGCGATTGCTAGAAACCTATCTTGCTTTTGCGCCTAGGGGTGTTCAATCTTTCGTGGCTGCCATGCCGGTGTGGTTGAAAGAGAAGCTTCTGTTGAAGAGTTTACTGCAGAAGGAATTCCTCCAGCATGCCCCGGACTTGACGACATCTTCCCTGCCACAGATTTTGTTTTCCGAGCACCATGAATCCCATGCGGCATCGGCTTTTTTCCCTTCTCCCTACGAGAGAGCGGTGGTTTTGTGCATGGACGGGGTTGGGGAGTGGGCTACTACGTCGGCGTGGCTTGGGCAAGGGAACACGTTGACGCCACTATGGGAAATTCCTTTCCCTCATTCCATTGGACTGCTGTATTCCGCCTTCACGTACTATACGGGTTTCAAGGTGAATTCGGGCGAGTATAAGGTAATGGGTTTGGCGCCCTATGGCGAGCCGAAGTATGTGAAAGCGATTTACGAACATTTGCTGGACCTCAAGCCGGATGGAACGTTCCGGCTCAACATGGATTATTTCAATTATTGCACCGGACTGACGATGACCGGCGGCAAGTTTGATGATGTATTTGGGGGGCCACCTCGCAAACCTGAATCCAAGCTGACGCAGCGGGAGATGGATTTAGCTCGTTCAGTTCAAGAAGTGACAGAAGAGGTCATGCTACGTCTGTCGCGGACGCTCCATCGAGAGACCGGAGTAGACTATATGTGTATGGCCGGTGGTGTGGCGCTGAATTGTGTCGGGAACGGGCGTATTCTTCGGGAGGGACCCTTCAAGGGTCTCTGGATACAGCCTGCTGCAGGCGATGCCGGAGGTGCGTTAGGTGCTGCATTAACTGCCTGGCATCAGTATGAACAACAACCGCGCAAGGTGACTTCCGGCAAGGATGGTATTAAGGGATCATATTTAGGTCCCTGTCATACCAACGAGGAAATTGAAGCCTATCTGAAAAAGGTTGATGCGCCGTATGTCAGGCTCGATGAGAATCAACTCTATGCCCGTGTAGCCGAAGAACTTGCTGCAGGGAAGGTCGTGGGTTGGCTACAGGGACGAATGGAATTTGGACCTCGGGCATTGGGAGGCCGTAGCATACTAGGCGATGCGCGCAATCGGGACATGCAGTCTGTGATGAACCTTAAGATTAAGTATCGGGAATCGTTTCGGCCCTTCGCACCGTCGGTCTTGCGCGAACGAGTCTCCGACTATTTCGTCCTCGATGCCGACAGCCCCTATATGCTACTCGTAGCTCCTGTCGTAGAAGAACGACGTCTTCCTGTGAGTTCCGCGCAAGATGGATTGTGGGGGATCGAACTGTTGAATATCCCGCGGTCTGATATTCCCGCTGTGACTCACCTTGACTACTCAGCGCGGATTCAAACTGTCCATCAGGACACAAATCCACGCTACTATTCGTTGCTAAAAGCTTTTGAAGCAAAGACGGGGCATGCCGTGTTGGTAAATACTTCCTTCAATGTGAGGGGGGAACCAATTGTCAGCACGCCGGAAGATGCCTATCGATGTTTTATGCGAACGGAAATGGACGTGCTCGTGCTGGAGAATTGCGTGTTGCTGAAAGGCGATCAGAAGCCGCTTGAAGGCGATTCTGATTGGAAGAAAGAGTTTGAGCTCGACTAA
- a CDS encoding DegT/DnrJ/EryC1/StrS family aminotransferase, which produces MKVQRTLPPSAAPIEWQDLLEGLLGLVHSEAAVERLQDDFRQHFGVKHVWFVSSGKAALSLILSALHGLSGRNKVVLPGYTCFSVPSAVVRARLSVALCDVDPVSLDFDFGKLSTVADSSALCVLVTHLLGIGVDVPRVVDLCRQRGIFVVEDVAQAFGGERAGVPFGSMGNVSFLSFGRGKNITCGSGGAILTNEDRIGEALAREYALLPQVSLIDMLKNWLEVAVTKVLINPALYWLPAGLPFLKLGETKFYTDFPIVRLDPIRAGLLRRWKRRLANSTTSRVMHSEQMLRSLARSNVQTIKPSGQGQSVYLRLPVLMRSKQEKDAVCRASADQGLGISPLYPSSLQQIVELRDTLSSQDVPQSTLIAERLVTLPTHELVSGDDIDRISSAIQAAQRVGGAATVPPQDFTSGQPQAPALPRIT; this is translated from the coding sequence ATGAAAGTCCAGCGAACGCTTCCTCCATCGGCTGCACCGATCGAATGGCAAGACCTCTTGGAGGGGTTACTAGGTCTTGTGCATTCGGAAGCGGCAGTTGAGCGACTGCAGGATGACTTTCGCCAGCACTTCGGTGTGAAACATGTGTGGTTTGTGTCATCGGGAAAGGCCGCTCTCAGTCTTATTCTCAGCGCACTGCATGGTCTGTCCGGTCGCAATAAGGTGGTTCTTCCGGGATATACGTGCTTTTCTGTGCCGTCGGCTGTTGTTCGTGCTCGACTGTCGGTGGCTCTATGTGACGTGGATCCGGTGTCGTTGGATTTCGATTTTGGAAAACTTTCCACAGTGGCTGATTCGAGTGCCTTGTGTGTCTTGGTCACCCACCTGTTGGGAATTGGTGTTGATGTCCCCCGGGTCGTGGATCTGTGTCGTCAACGGGGCATTTTTGTCGTGGAGGATGTAGCGCAGGCGTTTGGCGGTGAACGCGCGGGAGTACCGTTCGGGTCGATGGGTAATGTCTCGTTTCTCAGTTTTGGGAGAGGGAAAAATATTACCTGTGGTTCAGGAGGCGCTATTCTTACGAATGAGGATCGAATAGGAGAAGCCTTGGCTCGTGAATATGCGCTGCTTCCCCAAGTATCGCTGATCGATATGTTAAAGAATTGGCTCGAGGTCGCGGTTACGAAGGTGTTGATCAACCCTGCGCTCTATTGGCTCCCGGCTGGACTTCCGTTTCTAAAGTTGGGGGAGACAAAGTTTTACACGGATTTTCCCATCGTGCGTCTGGACCCAATCCGTGCCGGATTGTTGCGTCGCTGGAAACGTCGGCTCGCCAATTCGACCACCAGTCGAGTGATGCATTCCGAACAGATGCTCCGCTCGTTGGCTCGATCGAATGTGCAGACTATCAAACCCTCTGGGCAAGGACAGTCAGTGTATCTGCGATTGCCCGTGCTGATGCGTTCGAAGCAGGAAAAGGATGCAGTATGTCGTGCCTCAGCCGATCAGGGGCTGGGAATCAGTCCCTTGTATCCATCGTCACTTCAGCAGATTGTTGAGCTTCGTGACACCCTCTCAAGTCAGGATGTGCCCCAGTCCACTCTGATCGCAGAGCGGCTTGTGACGCTTCCAACGCATGAACTGGTGTCAGGTGATGATATCGATCGGATTTCCAGTGCCATTCAAGCGGCTCAGCGCGTTGGCGGTGCAGCCACGGTTCCTCCTCAGGATTTTACGAGCGGGCAACCTCAGGCTCCTGCGCTGCCCCGGATAACTTAA
- a CDS encoding SDR family oxidoreductase, whose amino-acid sequence MRILITGGAGFLGSHLSDLLIGQGHDVIALDNLITGRAENISHLIGNPKFSFVKYNVCDYLHVDGQLDAVMHFASPASPQDYLEMPIATLKVGALGTHKALGLAKAKGARFLLASTSEVYGDPLLNPQPETYWGNVNPIGARGVYDEAKRFAEAMTMAYHRYHGVDTRIVRIFNTYGPRMRPKDGRVVSNFIVQALQGKPLTVFGDGSQTRSFCYVDDLVRGIVALLMVKSDKSVAERTDRTKFLTQKPDAILDSIHDPVNIGNPRELTVRGIAEIILKITGSKSVIEERPLPADDPKVRRPDITRAKSLLEWEPKVELEDGIRKATEYFRQVIAK is encoded by the coding sequence ATGCGAATTCTGATTACGGGTGGAGCAGGGTTTCTCGGTAGTCACTTATCCGATCTGCTGATTGGGCAGGGGCATGATGTGATTGCGCTGGATAATTTGATCACCGGACGAGCGGAAAATATTTCTCACCTGATCGGAAATCCGAAATTCAGCTTTGTGAAATACAACGTGTGTGACTATTTGCATGTCGATGGGCAATTGGACGCGGTAATGCATTTTGCGTCCCCGGCGAGCCCTCAGGATTATCTTGAGATGCCCATTGCGACTTTGAAGGTGGGGGCCTTGGGAACACACAAGGCGTTGGGATTGGCGAAAGCCAAAGGGGCCCGGTTTCTATTGGCGAGCACCTCTGAAGTCTATGGCGACCCGTTGCTCAATCCTCAACCGGAAACCTACTGGGGTAATGTGAATCCCATCGGCGCGCGGGGGGTCTATGATGAGGCGAAGAGATTTGCTGAGGCTATGACGATGGCCTATCACCGATATCATGGAGTCGACACAAGAATCGTTCGGATATTCAATACGTACGGCCCCAGGATGAGGCCGAAGGATGGTCGGGTCGTCTCGAATTTCATCGTACAGGCCCTTCAGGGAAAACCGCTGACGGTCTTTGGCGACGGCTCCCAGACACGTAGCTTTTGCTATGTCGATGATTTGGTTCGTGGTATCGTGGCGTTATTGATGGTGAAATCAGACAAGTCTGTGGCGGAACGCACTGATCGTACGAAGTTCCTCACTCAGAAGCCCGACGCTATCCTGGACAGCATTCATGATCCGGTCAATATCGGGAATCCACGAGAACTTACGGTTCGTGGTATTGCTGAGATCATTCTGAAAATTACCGGTTCCAAGAGTGTCATCGAAGAGCGTCCGCTCCCAGCAGATGATCCGAAGGTTCGTCGGCCTGATATTACGAGAGCCAAGAGTCTCTTAGAATGGGAACCGAAAGTAGAACTCGAAGATGGTATTCGGAAGGCCACGGAGTACTTTCGCCAGGTTATTGCGAAGTAA
- a CDS encoding sxtJ, whose translation MDTMVEKKELRNFGLIVGGVFILIGVWPMIRYGEGIRLWAIVPGVLLVPLGLAAPTILVPLFKVWMKVGHVMGWINTRIILGILYFGLITPMGVIMRMFGWDSMRRALRRDAESYRVVRQARPRNHMTRQF comes from the coding sequence ATGGATACGATGGTTGAAAAGAAGGAGTTGCGAAACTTTGGGTTGATTGTTGGTGGTGTTTTCATTCTGATCGGCGTCTGGCCTATGATTCGTTATGGTGAGGGGATTCGTCTATGGGCCATCGTGCCGGGGGTACTGTTAGTTCCATTGGGATTAGCCGCGCCGACCATTCTTGTGCCTCTTTTCAAAGTGTGGATGAAAGTCGGCCACGTGATGGGATGGATTAACACCAGGATCATTTTAGGGATTCTGTATTTTGGACTCATCACCCCGATGGGGGTGATCATGCGGATGTTTGGTTGGGACTCCATGCGAAGAGCGCTAAGGCGAGATGCCGAAAGTTATCGAGTCGTGCGGCAGGCGAGGCCACGCAACCACATGACCAGGCAATTTTAA
- a CDS encoding glycosyltransferase, with the protein MLTTSPECVYPAHQVDEKLGERVPGTVGVTRVPYTDRLQQMLHYRDVVRGMLKGQVGQNKTVKIQSNQAPSSPPQSETDRSTLKGFLLDWAFAFPDRQCGWLGEVVRHFQHFDENQIPDVVFATGGPWTSFLVGSILAKQFNRPLVLDYRDPWNCNPYYSFSSRMLTRKSQVVEARVCQAASHVIANTEELRERLIAEYSELRDRCTWIPNGFDRDVLPLGKIPAEQVDAPSSSAGYELCHFGTVYGKRTPRVLLQAIWELFQEGRLKPDAIRLRFVGGWDSTDLECERYAAELEKHSFLRREPPIPHSLCLMEMQRSSVLLVLQPDSPLQVPAKIYEYVATGRPLLLIGGEGATADLVTRHALGISSPNQLAAIKRLLDELATGVRKLVRPDVTRVNRFDYRSLTGELAAVLDAAVGAKERS; encoded by the coding sequence GTGCTGACAACGTCTCCGGAGTGTGTCTATCCGGCGCACCAAGTTGATGAGAAGCTTGGTGAACGTGTGCCGGGGACGGTCGGCGTGACTCGTGTGCCCTATACCGATCGCCTTCAGCAGATGTTGCACTATCGCGACGTGGTCCGGGGGATGCTGAAAGGACAAGTGGGGCAGAATAAGACGGTGAAGATTCAATCAAACCAAGCGCCTTCTTCGCCGCCTCAATCAGAGACCGATCGTTCAACGCTGAAAGGTTTTCTGCTGGATTGGGCATTTGCATTTCCGGATCGCCAATGTGGCTGGCTCGGGGAGGTTGTGCGCCATTTTCAGCATTTCGACGAAAATCAGATTCCGGACGTGGTTTTTGCAACGGGTGGGCCTTGGACAAGTTTTTTGGTCGGCTCAATCCTTGCCAAGCAGTTCAATCGGCCACTGGTGCTGGATTATCGCGATCCATGGAATTGTAACCCCTATTATTCTTTTAGTTCTCGGATGCTTACTAGGAAATCACAAGTGGTTGAGGCAAGAGTGTGCCAGGCCGCTAGTCATGTCATCGCCAATACCGAGGAACTTCGTGAGAGACTCATTGCGGAATATAGCGAGCTCCGAGATCGCTGTACTTGGATCCCCAACGGGTTTGATCGAGACGTGTTGCCTCTCGGGAAGATCCCTGCTGAACAAGTGGATGCTCCCTCCTCCTCGGCAGGATACGAACTGTGTCATTTCGGGACGGTCTACGGGAAGCGGACTCCGCGTGTCTTACTGCAGGCAATATGGGAGTTGTTTCAAGAGGGTCGATTGAAACCCGACGCGATCCGATTGCGTTTCGTCGGCGGGTGGGACTCGACCGATCTGGAGTGTGAGCGATATGCCGCAGAGCTCGAGAAACACTCGTTTTTGCGGCGCGAGCCGCCGATCCCGCACAGCCTGTGCCTGATGGAGATGCAGCGATCCAGCGTGCTGTTGGTGCTTCAACCGGACTCCCCGTTGCAGGTACCGGCAAAAATCTACGAATATGTTGCGACTGGTCGTCCGCTGCTATTGATCGGTGGGGAGGGTGCAACCGCCGATTTAGTCACTCGGCATGCCTTGGGTATCAGTAGTCCGAATCAGCTGGCGGCGATCAAACGGCTTCTCGACGAGCTGGCAACCGGGGTGCGAAAACTTGTTCGGCCTGACGTGACGCGTGTGAACCGGTTCGATTATCGATCGTTGACAGGAGAATTGGCGGCTGTACTCGATGCGGCCGTCGGGGCGAAGGAACGTTCCTAG
- a CDS encoding FemAB family PEP-CTERM system-associated protein, whose protein sequence is MVSSRLGRTDAEILAWESYVLSSPLASAYHQCGWRRVIEEAFGHPTYYLLVRGRDGEPQGVLPLVFLASRGFGRFLVSLPFLNYGGVVASSSEAYRLLEAHAVEQARELNADHIELRHQALMDTSWVSTERKVSMRLPLPSTYEQLVKGFPSKLRSQVRRAQKEGMTARVGGSECLDEFYTVFSRCMRDLGTPVYAKGFFAKILEVFPKEARICIVSHGQTPVAAGFLYGFRSSLEIPWAASDKRFNKLAPNMLLYGTVLEFACQQGFQIFDFGRSSPDSGTYRFKEQWGALPHQLYWYYWMKDGHAVPQLNPQNPKYALAIRLWQQLPVVVANVLGPHIVKHLP, encoded by the coding sequence ATGGTCTCTTCAAGACTTGGCCGAACCGATGCCGAAATCCTCGCATGGGAAAGTTATGTTCTAAGTTCTCCCCTCGCGTCGGCATACCATCAGTGCGGCTGGCGGCGGGTGATTGAGGAGGCCTTTGGGCATCCAACATACTATCTGCTGGTGCGGGGGAGAGACGGCGAACCGCAGGGCGTTCTGCCGCTGGTGTTTCTGGCCAGCCGAGGGTTTGGCCGTTTCCTCGTATCCCTGCCGTTTCTAAATTACGGCGGCGTAGTTGCGAGTTCATCGGAAGCATATCGTCTGCTTGAAGCGCATGCTGTTGAGCAAGCTCGGGAGCTGAATGCGGACCATATCGAGCTTCGACATCAGGCGTTGATGGATACTTCTTGGGTGTCCACCGAACGAAAAGTGTCTATGCGGCTTCCGTTGCCGAGCACGTATGAGCAGTTGGTAAAAGGATTTCCCTCCAAATTGCGAAGCCAGGTTCGTCGGGCTCAAAAAGAAGGCATGACGGCCCGGGTAGGGGGAAGTGAGTGCCTCGATGAGTTTTACACTGTCTTTTCTCGATGCATGCGCGATTTAGGGACGCCGGTTTATGCGAAGGGATTCTTTGCAAAGATTCTTGAGGTGTTTCCGAAGGAGGCGCGCATCTGCATCGTTTCTCATGGGCAGACGCCGGTTGCTGCAGGTTTTCTCTATGGATTCCGTTCTTCGCTGGAGATTCCCTGGGCCGCGTCCGACAAGCGGTTCAACAAGCTGGCTCCAAACATGTTGCTCTATGGCACGGTGTTGGAATTTGCCTGTCAGCAAGGGTTTCAGATTTTCGATTTTGGCCGCTCGAGTCCCGATAGCGGAACGTATCGATTCAAGGAGCAGTGGGGAGCTCTGCCTCATCAGCTGTACTGGTACTATTGGATGAAAGATGGGCACGCAGTTCCTCAACTCAACCCGCAGAACCCTAAATATGCTCTTGCAATTCGTCTGTGGCAGCAACTGCCTGTGGTTGTCGCCAACGTGCTTGGGCCCCACATTGTGAAACATCTTCCATGA
- a CDS encoding glycosyltransferase family 2 protein, whose translation MWFMEWIFWGSLVFMFYSYAGYLLALLILSFFRNRPVLVGDIQPRVSFVITAYNEEARIREKIENSLQQQYPPECLEIVVASDCSSDRTDDIVRSYAASGVRLVRAQERKGKEAAQKLAVSQTDGEILVFSDVATTLPPQGIVNIVKSFNDPTVGCVSSVDQFVDAQGNLSGEGAYVKYEMLLRQLETKVNTLVGLSGSFFAARRTVCSPWADDLQSDFNTLLNSMKAGLRGVSDPASVGYYKNLTDEKKEYQRKVRTVLRGIAVLMRSLPMLNPFRYGIFAWQLFSHKLCRWLVPFAMIGMLASNIVLAIDSGLYRILLLGQVLFYAIAAAYAGCSWMPKSNVFRLPSFFVLVNLSIIDAWVRYFRGDRVFRWEPSKR comes from the coding sequence ATGTGGTTTATGGAATGGATATTCTGGGGCTCGCTGGTATTCATGTTTTATTCCTATGCCGGATACCTGCTCGCGTTGCTCATCCTGTCTTTTTTTAGAAATCGACCGGTGCTGGTTGGCGATATTCAACCGCGGGTTTCGTTTGTAATAACCGCTTACAATGAAGAAGCCCGCATTAGAGAGAAGATTGAGAACAGTCTCCAGCAGCAGTATCCCCCTGAGTGCCTTGAAATTGTTGTGGCCTCTGATTGTTCGTCGGACCGTACCGATGACATTGTGCGATCGTACGCAGCTTCCGGTGTGCGCCTCGTGCGTGCGCAAGAGCGAAAAGGCAAAGAAGCGGCTCAGAAGCTGGCGGTCAGCCAGACAGACGGAGAGATACTGGTATTCTCCGATGTCGCTACGACCTTGCCTCCTCAAGGTATTGTCAATATCGTGAAGTCGTTCAACGATCCCACCGTCGGCTGCGTCAGTAGTGTGGATCAGTTTGTGGATGCCCAGGGCAATCTCAGCGGGGAGGGCGCGTATGTCAAGTATGAGATGCTGCTGCGTCAGTTGGAAACGAAGGTGAATACCTTGGTCGGCCTTAGCGGCTCATTCTTTGCCGCCAGGAGGACTGTCTGTAGTCCTTGGGCAGACGATCTGCAAAGCGACTTTAATACATTGCTGAATTCAATGAAGGCCGGACTACGTGGTGTCTCGGATCCGGCGAGCGTGGGCTATTATAAAAACTTGACTGATGAGAAGAAGGAATATCAGCGTAAGGTCCGGACCGTTCTAAGGGGAATCGCGGTGTTGATGCGAAGCCTTCCCATGCTCAATCCGTTTCGGTACGGTATCTTTGCCTGGCAGCTCTTCAGCCACAAGCTATGCCGATGGTTGGTGCCATTCGCGATGATTGGTATGCTGGCTTCGAATATTGTGTTGGCAATAGATTCGGGGTTATACCGGATTCTTCTGCTGGGACAGGTCCTATTTTATGCCATTGCGGCAGCCTATGCTGGCTGTAGTTGGATGCCAAAGAGCAATGTGTTTCGGTTGCCTTCGTTTTTTGTTCTTGTGAACCTTTCGATCATCGACGCCTGGGTGCGGTATTTTCGGGGAGATCGGGTGTTTCGTTGGGAGCCGTCTAAACGTTGA
- the asnB gene encoding asparagine synthase (glutamine-hydrolyzing), with product MCGIAIVIGLNGRPIERVAVERMAKSLLHRGPDDGGIYLDGAVGMGFRRLSILDLSEAGHQPMVSEDGQYVLVFNGEIFNYVELRSELRQLGYQFRSSGDSEVLLAAYREWGRECLSKLNGMWAFVIYDRRHRLIFGSRDRFGVKPLYYSRTSDVMQFASEIKALRASGYQPGEINWRTAARFLFEGRLDSQVETFYQGIEQIPPGSGFELTLDGTWHQWSFWSLDELPPSASKNPAATFAELFEDSVRIRMRSDVPVGVCLSGGLDSTAIICAAARQRGETAAGQSESLQAFCYMAKEFDESKYITDTLTQTRAQLRQLETSPAELWSDLRQLLWFQDEPVHTMTAVVGYQLMRLAASHGIRVVLNGQGADETIGGYSSYFQDYWVSLLRQGHVREAWQAVTAYTEAHGGNSRQRLAAAAVRCLSWEMYKVNAYRGWALARRQARLRQNPWFTDDLTKHFINEDVPPTSMTLSNSLKQSVVSAPLPLYLRIEDRNSMAHSVEARLPFLDYRLVSFVSGLSDDWKIRGPWNKYVLREGMRGRIPESVRSRVDKMGFPTASKKWFAHDLYEPLRDILGSRVVRERGIYNVGALTADLERHHRGESDFANKLFHVAEFEIFSDLLRHDSGLA from the coding sequence ATGTGTGGGATTGCAATCGTCATAGGGCTGAATGGTCGCCCCATCGAGCGAGTGGCCGTTGAACGGATGGCCAAAAGTTTGCTTCATCGGGGCCCCGATGACGGTGGCATCTATCTGGATGGTGCTGTCGGAATGGGATTTCGTCGTCTTTCGATTCTTGATTTGTCAGAAGCGGGCCATCAGCCCATGGTCAGTGAGGATGGGCAGTATGTGCTGGTCTTCAACGGCGAAATCTTCAATTATGTCGAACTGCGATCGGAACTTCGTCAATTGGGGTATCAGTTTCGGTCCAGTGGGGACAGCGAGGTCCTGCTTGCGGCATATCGTGAATGGGGTCGTGAGTGCTTGTCCAAACTCAATGGGATGTGGGCGTTTGTGATCTATGATCGTCGACATCGGCTGATTTTTGGCTCGCGCGATCGATTTGGTGTCAAACCGCTGTACTACAGCCGTACCTCCGATGTGATGCAATTCGCTTCGGAGATTAAGGCGTTGCGAGCATCTGGCTATCAGCCGGGTGAGATCAATTGGCGGACTGCGGCCAGGTTCCTGTTCGAGGGTCGATTGGACAGCCAGGTTGAGACGTTCTACCAAGGTATCGAGCAGATTCCTCCGGGCAGCGGGTTTGAACTGACGCTGGATGGCACCTGGCATCAATGGTCTTTTTGGTCGCTTGATGAGTTGCCTCCGAGTGCATCCAAGAACCCTGCAGCGACGTTTGCGGAGCTGTTTGAAGATTCGGTTCGAATTCGAATGCGAAGCGATGTTCCAGTGGGAGTATGTTTGTCCGGGGGACTTGATTCGACAGCGATTATTTGTGCAGCAGCTCGTCAGCGAGGTGAGACGGCTGCTGGGCAGTCCGAATCTCTCCAGGCTTTTTGCTATATGGCAAAGGAGTTCGACGAGTCGAAATATATTACCGACACGTTGACTCAAACCCGAGCGCAACTCAGGCAACTCGAAACTAGTCCCGCAGAGCTATGGAGTGACTTGCGACAACTTCTCTGGTTTCAAGACGAGCCGGTGCACACGATGACTGCCGTAGTGGGCTACCAGCTCATGCGTCTAGCTGCCTCCCATGGAATCCGTGTTGTATTAAACGGACAGGGAGCTGATGAGACCATTGGGGGCTATTCCAGTTATTTCCAGGACTATTGGGTATCACTTCTTCGACAAGGGCATGTGCGAGAAGCGTGGCAGGCTGTGACCGCCTATACAGAGGCTCATGGCGGGAATTCGCGTCAACGTCTTGCTGCGGCTGCTGTCCGGTGCCTCTCATGGGAAATGTATAAAGTGAACGCGTACCGTGGTTGGGCACTGGCTCGGCGCCAGGCACGTCTCCGTCAAAATCCGTGGTTTACGGATGACCTCACCAAACATTTTATCAACGAAGATGTCCCCCCGACGTCTATGACCTTGTCGAACTCATTGAAGCAGTCAGTTGTTTCCGCGCCGTTGCCTCTGTACTTACGGATTGAGGATCGCAACTCTATGGCACACTCGGTGGAAGCGCGGCTTCCTTTTTTGGACTATCGCCTGGTCTCATTCGTGTCGGGCCTTTCCGATGACTGGAAGATACGTGGGCCCTGGAATAAATATGTGCTTCGAGAAGGCATGAGGGGTCGGATCCCAGAGTCAGTGCGATCACGTGTGGACAAGATGGGTTTTCCCACTGCCAGTAAGAAGTGGTTTGCGCATGATCTCTATGAGCCGCTTCGCGATATTCTTGGGAGTCGGGTTGTTCGGGAGCGAGGTATCTACAACGTTGGTGCATTGACGGCGGATTTGGAGCGTCACCACCGAGGAGAATCAGACTTCGCCAATAAGCTATTCCACGTTGCGGAATTCGAGATTTTTTCAGATCTCCTGCGTCATGATTCCGGTCTCGCATAG